The genome window GAAGCAGTAGTAGCTGACAAACCAGAAGAAAACGCTGGTGGCGGAATGCCTGATATGGGCGGCATGGGTGGAATGGGCGGCATGATGTAATAAGGCCCCCATACAATTGATATGAGTGGGTTTTGATGTAAGATGAGTGAAATGCTAACATTTTGCTAACATTGGAGTTTTTAACGGGGGCTTCTCATTAGTTGTGCAAACTTTTGGGAAGCTTCTTTTTTCATTTCTTTTGTTACGTGGAGATAGACATTTTTCGTGATTTGATCATCTGAATGACCAAGTCTATCCATAATTTGTTCGAGTGCTACACCAGTATCTGCAAGAAGTGATGTATGTGTATGTGGGGTTAATTCGAGATTTTAAGTTTGCAAGAGCAAACAATCAGTTGGACCGTTTTGATTACGATAGGATATTCAGATTGTCGCTCCGTTTTGGCAAAGATGAAATCTTGATTATTGTAAGCAACACCTAATTGTTGAATGAACTTCTCTTGAATTACTTTGTAAAATTTAAAAGCATTTATTACGTCTTCACCCACAACAACTTTTCGTCTGGATTTTTTTGTTTTTGGTGTCACCAATAGAAACTTGACTTATCATTAACATATGAGAAAAGCAGGGATGCCGCATTATTGTCTGTTGTAATCTACGTGGAACCGGCAAGACGTGAACATAGTTTTTTGTTATAATACAAAGTGAATCAGATATGTTTATGTTTGTCTTATGATGATAAATTGGAGGTTTGAACCATGTCAAAATTGACGAAAGTTGTAAAACTGCTGAACAATCCTAAAGTTAAAAAAGCGATTATAGAAAAAGGTGTACCGATGATGAAAAAGGAAATTGAAAAGAGGAAGAATAGAACGAAGTAAGGCGATTGCAGGTAGTGCAGTTGTCTTTTTTTCGCTGTAAAATCAACCCGTAAATATGCGAGAATATATTGTCATAAGGAATCACTAATAAGGAAAGTGCCTTTTTTCATTAAAGAGCCCTTTAACAGGGTAAGGATTCCTGAACTGAAGGTTGAAGGTTAATGCTCTTACCTTCCATCAAGATGTCATAAGTAAAGTTCAATGTGACATCTCCCCATTACCTACCTACAATGGCAACTTTACCCGAAACACGTAATGCGACAATAGATTATTTAATTATTGGCGTTCCACCTGTCGTTTCAATAGCATAGTGAGAACCACCGTTTGTGATTTCTTTAATTTCCTTTACAACATCTAGCACAGACCAAGGCCTAGGTCTGTGCTAATAATTATTTTATGGCATTAAAAGTAACACCTTACTATTGTTGAGGTGCGGAAGGAGTTGAAATACTTTGTAGTGCCTGTTCTGCCTCGTTTGCATATTGATTGTGTATTGCTAGATCACCTAAAGCAACCATTCCTACTATTTTTCCATTTTCGTTTACCGGCAATCGGCGAATTTGTTGCTCTGCCATTAATTGTGCTGCTTCATGAACATCCATGTCTGGTGTACCTTGTACAATTTGCTGTGCAGTCATAACTTGAGATACAGGCGTTTGCGCATTTTGCCCTTGTGCCGTTGTTCGAAGGGTAATATCACGATCCGTTAGAATTCCAGTCATTTGCCCACTATTGTTGACTACTGGGATAGCACCAATATTATATTGACTCATTAAAGCTGCTGCTTCCTGTACGGACTGTGTTTCATTAACTGTATGAACATTTGATGTCATGATATCTCTTAAATATTGTGCCATGTAATTTACCTCCAATTAAATATTTTTTCATTTATAGGATGGGGAATATAGGTGATATTATGGGTGGAAACTTTTTCCGAAACCAGGATGGCCAGTTTTCATATAGAAAGTTCTAATGATCTTAGAGAATCTAAAGAACCCCTTTTTTCCAAATTAAAATGGTATTCTCCCAGCAATTAATATGCCAGCCAAAAGGGGGCCTTTATTCTATGCTGCAGCATAGCTTTTCAGTTTGGGATTCTATCAGAAAAGGATTTATTCAAAATTAGCATTTTATCCTAGTTGAATAAGAAGCACAAAAAAACAGCTATTTACGACCGATTTTTAAAATACCATTCTAATATTTTCTTTTCATCTTTTGAGGGAGTATGTTTATAATTAACTAATTTATGCCCATCAAGTTGAATTTAACTTCATAATAAAGTCTTATGGCATAGTGATGTTCAACAATAGCCTTACGAGTATCATCCCACATTAAAGAAATCAATGCGTCTTCACAAGTGGATTGATTTGAAGCAATCATTGGAGTTATTGATCTGGAATCAAAAAAACTGACATCTTCACTTGGGAAGATAGAGCCATCAGTTGACTTATACTGAGATAGAAGCAGCTGTTTAGTGGTATAAACATATTAAAAGGAATTGATGGAAGCTATCAAAACTTGGTTTGACTAAATGGCTTTGCAAGTAGGATATAACAAGGAAGAGATCAGCATCTTTCTTCCTCGATCAGTTCGGATATTCCATTTATTTGAAGCACAAAAGCTGATTAATTAAAGAAATATTGTGATAAATCAATTGCTCCTATGTAAATAGGAGCAATAGTAAAAAAATCAGGTCTATTGAATATCAAATCTCAATCTATTAAAAATTAAATACACTTCAAATTTGTCCGCCTGGTTGGATAGGATATAAGGTACCTTGCAAAGCAAAGGAAGCTCTTCCTGTTTCTTCAGATACGACTAAGACAATCGCATCGCTTTTTTCTGATAGACCGACAGCAGCACGATGCCTCGTACCAAGCTTCTTTCCCTTGTTATCCTGTTGTGATAACGGGAGCACATTTCCCGCAGAAATGATTTTATTTTCTTTTATTAAAACTGCACCATCGTGCAATGCAGTACCAGGATAAAAAATCGATTCCAGCAATGCATATGACACGTTTGCTAAAATTGGAGTACCTGAATGGATGAGGGATTCTACTGGTTCTTTACGTTCTATGGCCATCAAAGCCCCGTGTTTTTGTACGGATAAATGCTGAATGGCAGTGGTTAACGCTTGATAGGAATCTGTAAAAGGAGACAAATATGCGTTTAAATAATGAGATGCCGTCTTTTTTTGAAGTTCACTTAATACATCGTGAACGTGTTCAAATTCACTGAGAATACTGCAATCATTACGATCCATTGTGTGGAGCATTGCTTCGATGTCAACGGATACCTGATGTAAATTCTTTTTTAATTGCGTTTTCATTGGCTCGGTTAGCGCGGGTTCCATAACCATGTAATCACTTCCTACATTGACTGTATATTGTTATTTCTTACTCTCCCCAGGTATCTAAAATGTATACTTCAAATTAACTTTATCACGCCACAACCGTCCGTAAGACTTCCCCTTCTACTTTGAGAGTGCATACAGCAATGGTAATGTTAGGCTCTCTAAACAATATATTGATATCAAATTATGTTGTGCCTTTTTATCCTCCCGACATAATAGACGAGCAGCCCAGCATAACATGTATTGATATATTTATGGGGAAGGTGGGCTTCTATGGTTATAAGATACAAGAATAATTGGATTAATACGAAACCAATTTCTGATATGGTAAACACAGAATATGATGTGGTCATTGTTGGAAGTGGACCTGGTGGTGGTGCCGTTTTACAAAGACTTTGTCAGTTGTGGAAAGATCAAGGGGCAAAGAAGATTGCTATACTTGAAAAAGGAGATAAATTATTTCATTCCCATGCACAAAATATACCTACACAAAATGTAAATACATCACGTGATGACCTTGTTCCTAATAATTCCACTCCTCTCGGTCAGCGCCTACCTCAATTTTCTGGAGCCACGATGGTTTATGCTCTTGGGGGAAGGTCGTTGTTTTGGAATGCGGCAACACCAAGACCGATTGAAGAAGAACTGCGAACATGGCCGATTAATCGCAGAGAACTAGATGTTTACTATCGAATGGCTGAGAACTTATTATATGTCACAACAGATTGGGCTAAAGGTTCATCATTGCAGGATCAAATGTTAATGAGGCTTCATGCTGCGGGTATTTTGGAAGCTCAAGATATGCCACTGGCCATTGATTTGTCCCCTTCGAGACAGGGAGAAGTCCATTCAAATGCGTGGTATAGTTCGATTAATTCACTCGCTAGGGGCCAATTAGACCGTCCATATGATCTTGCTGTAGATGCTTTTGTTCATAAGATTAATACTACTCCAAATGGAAAAAGAGCAGCTGGTGTTGAGGTAATCGATACAAAGACGAAATCAAATTATACGATCCGGGCAAAAAATGTTGTCGTATCAGCGAGTACTTTAGAAACTCCACGTATCCTATTGAATTCTGGTATTCAGGAACCAGCAATTGGACGTTATTTAACAGGACACGTATCAATGATTGCAGTTGGAACAGTCAGTCGAAATCAGTTTTCTGATCGACTTGGAAATTTATCGGTTTTAAAATTTGAAACAGAAGATGATCCTTATCAAATTCAGATTCTTGGTCCAGACCAATATTGGTCTTACCAGCAATTTGAAGATAAAGTGTTAGGAGACCAGTTGACGATTGCTTACGCAGCCTTTGGAAGAGTGGAGTCTAGACCAGAAAATCGTGTATACCTAGAATCTAGGCTGGATGAGTACGGCGTACCATTACAACAGGTTCAATACTCTTTAAGTGATAGAGACCGTCAAACAGCCGAACAAGTAGAACAAGGGATAAGAGATTCTGCGAGAGCGATGGGTGTCACTTTAGATGAGTCTACTTTAGTCCTGCGTCCGCCAGGGGCAGATATGCATGAGGCGTGCACATGTAGAATGGGTAATAATCCTAATACATCAGCGACAAATCGTAATGGTCAAATACACGGTGTTCAAGGTCTTTATGTTGCGGATAATAGCGCACTTCCAAGCTTGACTGCTGCAGGACCAGTACTATCTAACACTGCTTTAGCAATTCGAGTGGCGGATCATATTGTTCGTCAGTCAAGATAGGAATAGGAAGGTAACAGAGAATAATAAAGGTATGGCTAATAATAGCAATGGTGTAGTATTAGTTGAAATCAAAGCAGAAGGGCATGTAGTACG of Oceanobacillus zhaokaii contains these proteins:
- a CDS encoding GMC oxidoreductase, with translation MVIRYKNNWINTKPISDMVNTEYDVVIVGSGPGGGAVLQRLCQLWKDQGAKKIAILEKGDKLFHSHAQNIPTQNVNTSRDDLVPNNSTPLGQRLPQFSGATMVYALGGRSLFWNAATPRPIEEELRTWPINRRELDVYYRMAENLLYVTTDWAKGSSLQDQMLMRLHAAGILEAQDMPLAIDLSPSRQGEVHSNAWYSSINSLARGQLDRPYDLAVDAFVHKINTTPNGKRAAGVEVIDTKTKSNYTIRAKNVVVSASTLETPRILLNSGIQEPAIGRYLTGHVSMIAVGTVSRNQFSDRLGNLSVLKFETEDDPYQIQILGPDQYWSYQQFEDKVLGDQLTIAYAAFGRVESRPENRVYLESRLDEYGVPLQQVQYSLSDRDRQTAEQVEQGIRDSARAMGVTLDESTLVLRPPGADMHEACTCRMGNNPNTSATNRNGQIHGVQGLYVADNSALPSLTAAGPVLSNTALAIRVADHIVRQSR
- the cdaS gene encoding sporulation-specific diadenylate cyclase CdaS, with protein sequence MVMEPALTEPMKTQLKKNLHQVSVDIEAMLHTMDRNDCSILSEFEHVHDVLSELQKKTASHYLNAYLSPFTDSYQALTTAIQHLSVQKHGALMAIERKEPVESLIHSGTPILANVSYALLESIFYPGTALHDGAVLIKENKIISAGNVLPLSQQDNKGKKLGTRHRAAVGLSEKSDAIVLVVSEETGRASFALQGTLYPIQPGGQI
- a CDS encoding CBS domain-containing protein — translated: MAQYLRDIMTSNVHTVNETQSVQEAAALMSQYNIGAIPVVNNSGQMTGILTDRDITLRTTAQGQNAQTPVSQVMTAQQIVQGTPDMDVHEAAQLMAEQQIRRLPVNENGKIVGMVALGDLAIHNQYANEAEQALQSISTPSAPQQ